A stretch of Elgaria multicarinata webbii isolate HBS135686 ecotype San Diego chromosome 5, rElgMul1.1.pri, whole genome shotgun sequence DNA encodes these proteins:
- the LOC134399202 gene encoding inhibitor of apoptosis protein-like isoform X1, producing the protein MNILRSLPSQLKNNGDVTELKYDLSCELYRMSTFSNFPLNVPVSERSLARAGFYYTGLKDKVKCYSCGLMLDNWKKGDNALDKHRQLCPSCSFVQSLSSMNNIGSSFHSAFSPAIAFGGLSSSHSPIQAPRLAQVGYFSGSFSSFPQDPVTSGPVEELSHLRPKATNCTMNTEEVRLHTFKNWPLPFLSPSSLAKAGFYYVGPADKVACFACGGQLCNWEPKDSAMSEHRRHFPSCPFVEQTRDQCRFTVSNLSMQTHVARVGSFKNWPSIVPVQPQQLADAGFYYVGRNDDVKCFCCDGGLRCWESGDDPWVEHAKWFPRCEYLIRIKGQEFIREVQARYPHLLEQLLSTSDTPVDENVGPPIIHFEPGENASEDAIIMKTPVVEAVLEMGFSRRLVKQTVQSKILTTGENYKNVNDLVSDLVIAEDEKKEEEKEMQSEELTSDLSLIRKNRMALFQRLTCVLPILESLLTCKVITEPEHHVIKQKTQTSLQARELIDTILVKGNTAASIFRNCLQECDPVLYKDLFVEKHMTYIPGEDVSGLPMEEQLRRLQEERTCKVCMDKEVSIVFIPCGHLVVCKECAPSLRKCPICRGTIKGTVRTFLS; encoded by the exons ATGAACATTTTGAGGTCACTCCCGTCCCAGCTGAAGAACAATGGTGATGTCACTGAACTGAAGTATGACCTGTCGTGCGAACTCTATAGGATGTCCACCTTTTCGAATTTCCCACTGAATGTACCGGTGTCTGAAAGGAGTCTTGCCCGTGCTGGTTTCTACTACACCGGTCTGAAAGATAAAGTGAAGTGTTACAGTTGTGGCTTAATGTTGGATAACTGGAAAAAAGGTGATAATGCTCTGGATAAGCATAGGCAACTCTGTCCTAGTTGCAGCTTTGTTCAGAGTCTGTCTTCAATGAACAATATTGGCTCATCATTCCATTCTGCCTTTTCACCTGCAATTGCCTTTGGTGGCCTCTCCTCTTCACATTCCCCAATACAAGCACCACGTTTGGCTCAAGTTGGCTATTTCAGTGGAAGTTTTTCCAGTTTTCCTCAGGATCCAGTCACATCCGGGCCAGTGGAAGAGCTGTCACATCTGAGACCTAAAGCTACCAATTGTACAATGAACACAGAGGAAGTCAGACTGCACACTTTCAAGAACTGGCCCTTGCCATTTCTGTCACCCTCCTCTTTGGCAAAAGCTGGGTTTTATTATGTAGGGCCTGCAGACAAAGTGGCTTGTTTTGCCTGTGGTGGGCAACTGTGTAACTGGGAGCCGAAGGATAGCGCTATGTCAGAACATCGCAGGCACTTTCCGAGCTGTCCTTTCGTGGAACAAACTCGAGATCAGTGCAGATTCACGGTCTCTAATCTGAGCATGCAAACTCATGTGGCACGTGTCGGCTCTTTCAAAAATTGGCCGAGTATCGTTCCAGTTCAGCCACAGCAGCTGGCAGATGCTGGCTTCTATTACGTGG GTCGCAATGATGATGTCAAATGTTTCTGCTGTGATGGTGGACTAAGGTGTTGGGAGTCTGGGGATGATCCATGGGTGGAACATGCTAAATGGTTTCCAAG GTGTGAGTACCTGATTCGTATAAAAGGCCAAGAGTTTATCCGTGAAGTTCAAGCAAGATATCCCCACCTTCTTGAACAG CTTTTATCCACTTCAGATACACCCGTTGATGAAAATGTTGGCCCACCAA TTATTCATTTTGAACCTGGTGAAAATGCTTCAGAAGATGCAATCATAATGAAAACCCCCGTGGTCGAAGCTGTCTTGGAGATGGGATTCAGCAGAAGACTAGTCAAGCAGACTGTTCAGAGTAAAATCTTAACAACTGGAGAGAATTACAAAAACGTAAATGATCTTGTGTCTGACCTCGTTATTGCAGAGgatgaaaagaaggaagaagagaaggagatgCAGTCAGAGGAATTAACATCAG ATCTGTCCTTAATCAGAAAGAATCGAATGGCATTGTTTCAGCGCTTGACATGTGTGCTTCCTATCCTGGAAAGTTTATTAACTTGCAAAGTAATAACTGAGCCTGAACACCACgttattaaacaaaaaacccagacATCCCTGCAAGCAAGAGAATTGATTGATACCATCTTGGTGAAAGGAAACACAGCTGCAAGCATATTCAGAAACTGTTTACAAGAATGTGATCCTGTTTTATATAAAGACTTGTTTG tgGAGAAGCATATGACGTATATCccaggagaagatgtttcag GCCTGCCTATGGAAGAACAGCTGAGACGATTACAGGAGGAGAGAACGTGTAAAGTTTGCATGGACAAAGAAGTGTCCATTGTCTTCATTCCCTGTGGCCATTTAGTGGTGTGCAAGGAATGTGCCCCTTCCCTTAGGAAATGCCCTATATGCAGGGGGACGATCAAGGGCACCGTGCGGACATTTCTTTCATGA
- the LOC134399202 gene encoding putative inhibitor of apoptosis isoform X2, with translation MNILRSLPSQLKNNGDVTELKYDLSCELYRMSTFSNFPLNVPVSERSLARAGFYYTGLKDKVKCYSCGLMLDNWKKGDNALDKHRQLCPSCSFVQSLSSMNNIGSSFHSAFSPAIAFGGLSSSHSPIQAPRLAQVGYFSGSFSSFPQDPVTSGPVEELSHLRPKATNCTMNTEEVRLHTFKNWPLPFLSPSSLAKAGFYYVGPADKVACFACGGQLCNWEPKDSAMSEHRRHFPSCPFVEQTRDQCRFTVSNLSMQTHVARVGSFKNWPSIVPVQPQQLADAGFYYVGRNDDVKCFCCDGGLRCWESGDDPWVEHAKWFPRCEYLIRIKGQEFIREVQARYPHLLEQLLSTSDTPVDENVGPPKDEKKEEEKEMQSEELTSDLSLIRKNRMALFQRLTCVLPILESLLTCKVITEPEHHVIKQKTQTSLQARELIDTILVKGNTAASIFRNCLQECDPVLYKDLFVEKHMTYIPGEDVSGLPMEEQLRRLQEERTCKVCMDKEVSIVFIPCGHLVVCKECAPSLRKCPICRGTIKGTVRTFLS, from the exons ATGAACATTTTGAGGTCACTCCCGTCCCAGCTGAAGAACAATGGTGATGTCACTGAACTGAAGTATGACCTGTCGTGCGAACTCTATAGGATGTCCACCTTTTCGAATTTCCCACTGAATGTACCGGTGTCTGAAAGGAGTCTTGCCCGTGCTGGTTTCTACTACACCGGTCTGAAAGATAAAGTGAAGTGTTACAGTTGTGGCTTAATGTTGGATAACTGGAAAAAAGGTGATAATGCTCTGGATAAGCATAGGCAACTCTGTCCTAGTTGCAGCTTTGTTCAGAGTCTGTCTTCAATGAACAATATTGGCTCATCATTCCATTCTGCCTTTTCACCTGCAATTGCCTTTGGTGGCCTCTCCTCTTCACATTCCCCAATACAAGCACCACGTTTGGCTCAAGTTGGCTATTTCAGTGGAAGTTTTTCCAGTTTTCCTCAGGATCCAGTCACATCCGGGCCAGTGGAAGAGCTGTCACATCTGAGACCTAAAGCTACCAATTGTACAATGAACACAGAGGAAGTCAGACTGCACACTTTCAAGAACTGGCCCTTGCCATTTCTGTCACCCTCCTCTTTGGCAAAAGCTGGGTTTTATTATGTAGGGCCTGCAGACAAAGTGGCTTGTTTTGCCTGTGGTGGGCAACTGTGTAACTGGGAGCCGAAGGATAGCGCTATGTCAGAACATCGCAGGCACTTTCCGAGCTGTCCTTTCGTGGAACAAACTCGAGATCAGTGCAGATTCACGGTCTCTAATCTGAGCATGCAAACTCATGTGGCACGTGTCGGCTCTTTCAAAAATTGGCCGAGTATCGTTCCAGTTCAGCCACAGCAGCTGGCAGATGCTGGCTTCTATTACGTGG GTCGCAATGATGATGTCAAATGTTTCTGCTGTGATGGTGGACTAAGGTGTTGGGAGTCTGGGGATGATCCATGGGTGGAACATGCTAAATGGTTTCCAAG GTGTGAGTACCTGATTCGTATAAAAGGCCAAGAGTTTATCCGTGAAGTTCAAGCAAGATATCCCCACCTTCTTGAACAG CTTTTATCCACTTCAGATACACCCGTTGATGAAAATGTTGGCCCACCAA AGgatgaaaagaaggaagaagagaaggagatgCAGTCAGAGGAATTAACATCAG ATCTGTCCTTAATCAGAAAGAATCGAATGGCATTGTTTCAGCGCTTGACATGTGTGCTTCCTATCCTGGAAAGTTTATTAACTTGCAAAGTAATAACTGAGCCTGAACACCACgttattaaacaaaaaacccagacATCCCTGCAAGCAAGAGAATTGATTGATACCATCTTGGTGAAAGGAAACACAGCTGCAAGCATATTCAGAAACTGTTTACAAGAATGTGATCCTGTTTTATATAAAGACTTGTTTG tgGAGAAGCATATGACGTATATCccaggagaagatgtttcag GCCTGCCTATGGAAGAACAGCTGAGACGATTACAGGAGGAGAGAACGTGTAAAGTTTGCATGGACAAAGAAGTGTCCATTGTCTTCATTCCCTGTGGCCATTTAGTGGTGTGCAAGGAATGTGCCCCTTCCCTTAGGAAATGCCCTATATGCAGGGGGACGATCAAGGGCACCGTGCGGACATTTCTTTCATGA